The following proteins are co-located in the Tolypothrix sp. NIES-4075 genome:
- a CDS encoding type II toxin-antitoxin system HicB family antitoxin produces MKDYHINIFYSEEDEGYIADIPDLKFCSAWGSTPEEAVHEVMIAKAAWLETATTEGKSIPQPKYRPIIYQVG; encoded by the coding sequence ATGAAAGATTATCACATTAACATTTTCTACAGCGAAGAAGATGAAGGTTATATTGCTGACATACCTGACTTGAAATTCTGTTCTGCTTGGGGTTCAACACCGGAAGAAGCAGTTCACGAGGTAATGATTGCTAAAGCTGCTTGGCTAGAAACAGCTACTACTGAAGGTAAATCTATTCCTCAACCAAAATATCGACCAATAATTTATCAAGTTGGCTGA
- a CDS encoding HEAT repeat domain-containing protein, with product MKLIKQTTLHYQDGTSDKIYEVDLCQTGKDRYVVNFRYGRRGTNLKEGTKTTSSVPLAQAEQAFDKLVGEKTKKGYRELNAQPVNLESTPRVEKSENARKEAILNRLADDKPSKSKLERAIWRAGELKISEATPLLIKLIGTGEPLRDYCIAWALGWCGDDRAIAPLTQLYNNLSNPEFVRRIAFEALLKLSDAEERASLQAQQIEFLPPELQNLTLNGSSKEFATALSNYLKHDNYKHFPVLDTIYQIDNQYVRPALLDILCTSPFKPNYFKQLRHIFKMAEYRHDAEVFGILAYRLEIEKAGFSSESYYVSLPSGGHLRKTLWGNYNRQTGRYEYKGSEVKEELKHPESRIAYSSNTREYLLRRVWRTLKQLGEESDPDYVKMAVGVLLQYSDEDAEEVRESVFYRWNSSTIRRNWDAFAGYLTFNHILYQNSPRYELKTNSQAWCCREGYKPGDPEPAVREEAFGQLWEQNPDALLHLLLQSECDRVHHFAVKVLRTCDRFCASIDIPTIIQLVNQRYEVTAQFAFELALLNYNSTSPNIELVLALANCVYERARTQAYRWIDEKREYFLQDSNAIAALVTSQQTDTRIFARRLLTSTILTDTTAKVLIGRIIAKLLTLSSTQGEMAEEIGETLLISFAPQLRNLGLSVINDLLTHPLVEIQELGVQILLNHEISAENLPSHIIESLLASPYELVQVLGIRLFGQLPDEKLIGEESILIVAMAVNTNAEIRNAIQPIIHRLGAAYPAFTIELASDFIEVLLTPEKHEGIHSYLVRLLREDLQGWMTSVTKETALNLLAAKSSAAQELGGVVLGANSNAWITEFAASEIVKLANHEILSVREAARQMFLQILNRLRLDSEEMLSAVRMLESKWQDSREFAFKIFTTEFGSEEFTPKILVSICDSVREDARRLGRNLLTRNFQQADGQEYLLKFSEHPSADMQLFATNYLQEYAVDNPERLRELMPYFISVLCRVNSGRVAKKRIFAFLDAEAQKSEEAAKVVAEVMTRQSLTMAIGDKAKAIQIMLKIHKNYPQFSLPIDVKAVCEVRM from the coding sequence ATGAAACTAATTAAACAGACTACACTGCACTATCAAGATGGAACTTCTGATAAAATCTACGAAGTGGATCTTTGTCAGACTGGTAAAGATCGTTATGTAGTTAACTTCCGTTACGGACGGCGGGGCACTAATCTCAAAGAAGGTACGAAAACTACTTCTTCTGTACCTTTAGCACAAGCGGAGCAAGCATTCGACAAGCTGGTTGGCGAAAAGACTAAAAAGGGATATCGTGAGCTTAACGCTCAACCAGTTAATTTAGAATCGACACCACGAGTTGAGAAAAGCGAAAATGCACGCAAAGAAGCAATTCTCAATCGACTTGCGGACGACAAACCGAGTAAATCAAAGTTAGAACGGGCAATTTGGCGAGCAGGAGAACTTAAAATTAGTGAAGCTACACCTTTACTAATCAAGCTTATTGGTACTGGTGAACCACTAAGAGATTATTGCATTGCTTGGGCTTTGGGTTGGTGTGGTGATGATCGTGCGATCGCTCCCCTCACTCAGCTATATAATAATCTCTCTAATCCCGAATTTGTTCGCCGCATCGCTTTTGAAGCATTACTTAAACTATCTGATGCCGAAGAGAGAGCAAGTTTACAAGCACAACAAATTGAATTTTTACCACCTGAGTTACAAAATTTAACGCTAAATGGTTCGTCAAAGGAGTTTGCAACAGCTTTATCTAACTATCTAAAACACGATAACTACAAGCATTTTCCCGTCTTAGACACGATTTATCAAATTGATAATCAATACGTTCGTCCTGCACTGCTTGATATTTTATGCACCTCACCTTTCAAACCAAACTATTTTAAACAACTTCGCCATATTTTCAAAATGGCGGAATATCGCCACGATGCAGAAGTCTTTGGTATTCTTGCTTATAGGTTAGAGATAGAAAAAGCAGGTTTCTCTAGCGAGTCTTATTATGTTAGTCTGCCAAGCGGGGGACATTTAAGAAAGACTTTATGGGGTAATTATAATCGCCAAACAGGGCGTTATGAATATAAAGGTAGTGAAGTTAAAGAAGAACTAAAACATCCTGAGTCAAGAATCGCTTACAGCAGCAATACTCGTGAATATTTGTTACGTCGCGTGTGGCGTACTCTCAAACAGTTAGGCGAAGAAAGTGACCCTGACTATGTAAAAATGGCTGTAGGCGTTCTTCTTCAGTATTCTGATGAAGATGCTGAAGAAGTAAGAGAATCAGTTTTCTATCGCTGGAACTCGTCTACAATAAGGCGCAATTGGGATGCTTTTGCAGGATATTTGACTTTTAACCACATCCTTTACCAAAACAGTCCCCGCTATGAGTTGAAAACCAATTCTCAAGCATGGTGCTGTCGGGAAGGTTATAAACCCGGAGATCCAGAACCCGCAGTTAGAGAAGAAGCTTTTGGGCAACTTTGGGAGCAAAACCCAGATGCGCTTTTACATTTATTATTGCAGAGTGAGTGCGATCGCGTTCATCATTTTGCAGTCAAAGTTTTGAGAACGTGCGATCGCTTTTGTGCTTCGATTGATATACCTACAATCATCCAACTTGTTAATCAACGTTATGAAGTTACAGCGCAATTTGCATTTGAACTAGCGCTGCTTAACTACAATTCCACCTCACCCAACATTGAATTAGTTCTTGCCTTAGCGAATTGCGTGTATGAACGAGCTCGTACTCAAGCTTACCGCTGGATAGATGAAAAACGCGAATATTTTTTACAAGATAGTAATGCGATCGCTGCTTTAGTCACCAGTCAACAGACAGACACTCGCATCTTTGCCCGGAGACTTTTAACTTCTACTATTCTCACAGATACCACTGCAAAAGTATTAATTGGGCGCATCATTGCCAAATTATTAACATTATCCTCAACCCAAGGGGAAATGGCAGAAGAAATTGGTGAAACTTTACTAATAAGTTTTGCACCTCAATTGCGTAACTTGGGTTTAAGTGTCATCAATGATTTGTTGACACATCCACTGGTGGAAATTCAAGAATTAGGCGTTCAGATTTTATTAAATCACGAAATTAGTGCCGAAAACTTGCCATCCCACATAATTGAATCATTATTGGCTTCACCTTACGAATTAGTGCAAGTTCTCGGTATTAGACTATTTGGACAGTTACCTGATGAAAAACTAATCGGTGAGGAAAGCATTTTAATTGTCGCAATGGCAGTGAATACAAATGCAGAAATTCGCAATGCGATTCAACCTATTATCCACCGTTTAGGAGCCGCTTATCCAGCTTTTACCATAGAGCTAGCATCTGATTTTATCGAAGTGCTGTTAACTCCCGAAAAGCATGAAGGTATTCACAGCTATTTAGTACGTTTGTTGCGGGAAGATTTGCAGGGATGGATGACAAGCGTTACTAAAGAAACTGCTTTAAATCTACTTGCAGCAAAGTCTTCCGCTGCACAAGAATTAGGTGGTGTGGTGCTGGGTGCAAATAGCAACGCTTGGATAACAGAATTTGCCGCTAGCGAAATTGTCAAACTTGCCAATCACGAAATTTTATCAGTGCGAGAAGCCGCACGGCAGATGTTTTTACAGATATTAAATCGCTTGCGTTTAGATTCCGAAGAAATGTTATCAGCGGTGCGGATGCTAGAGTCAAAATGGCAAGACTCACGGGAGTTTGCTTTTAAGATATTTACTACAGAATTTGGTTCGGAAGAATTCACCCCGAAGATTTTGGTAAGCATTTGTGATAGCGTGCGTGAAGATGCACGTAGACTTGGACGTAATTTATTAACTCGCAATTTCCAACAAGCAGATGGACAAGAATATCTCTTGAAATTCAGCGAACATCCATCAGCAGATATGCAGTTATTTGCAACTAACTATTTGCAAGAGTATGCTGTAGATAATCCAGAACGTTTGCGGGAGTTGATGCCTTATTTTATAAGTGTGTTATGCCGCGTCAATTCCGGACGTGTTGCGAAAAAGCGAATTTTTGCTTTTCTTGATGCTGAGGCACAAAAAAGCGAAGAAGCTGCTAAAGTTGTGGCTGAAGTTATGACGAGACAATCACTAACTATGGCAATTGGAGATAAAGCAAAGGCGATACAAATTATGTTAAAAATTCATAAAAATTATCCTCAGTTTTCGTTGCCAATAGATGTAAAAGCAGTTTGTGAAGTCAGAATGTAA
- a CDS encoding MBL fold metallo-hydrolase — protein sequence MKRRQLMGYAGAGLLTALVTELGSHLQANAQSSGSLSVQWLGHSCFLFTGGGTRILVNPFRAIGCTAKYRPPQGVTADLVLISSQLLDEGAVEGLPGNPKLIYEPGVYEFQGIKFQGIAIDHDRKGGKQFGINTAWSWKQGGINILHLGGAAAPISIEQKILMGRPDVAFIPVGGGAKAYNAQEAKQAVQVLNPKLIIPTQYRTQAADTATCDISPLDDFLNLMQGVNVRRSNSDTLAINSGSLPKNGEIQLLSYKY from the coding sequence ATGAAACGACGACAGTTGATGGGCTATGCTGGGGCAGGGTTACTAACAGCCTTGGTTACTGAGTTAGGTTCACACCTTCAAGCTAACGCACAATCTAGCGGTTCATTATCAGTTCAGTGGTTGGGTCATTCTTGCTTTCTGTTTACTGGTGGTGGTACAAGAATTCTCGTAAATCCGTTTAGAGCGATCGGTTGTACTGCTAAATATCGTCCTCCCCAAGGCGTCACCGCAGATTTAGTACTAATTAGCAGTCAACTGTTAGATGAAGGTGCCGTAGAAGGACTACCTGGAAATCCAAAGCTAATCTACGAACCGGGAGTTTACGAATTTCAAGGCATAAAATTCCAGGGAATTGCCATAGACCACGATCGCAAAGGCGGTAAACAGTTTGGCATTAACACCGCTTGGAGTTGGAAGCAAGGCGGAATTAATATTTTACACTTAGGAGGAGCCGCCGCACCGATTTCAATTGAGCAAAAAATCCTCATGGGGCGTCCTGATGTGGCATTCATCCCCGTAGGAGGTGGTGCCAAGGCTTACAATGCCCAAGAAGCCAAGCAAGCAGTTCAGGTGTTAAATCCCAAGCTGATAATTCCTACCCAATACCGTACACAAGCCGCAGATACCGCTACCTGTGATATTTCCCCACTCGATGATTTTTTAAATTTGATGCAGGGCGTGAATGTACGTCGTAGCAATAGTGACACTCTTGCTATTAACTCTGGTAGTCTACCAAAAAATGGCGAGATTCAACTTTTAAGTTACAAATATTAA
- a CDS encoding anthranilate synthase component II, with translation MLVVIDNYDSFTYNLVQYLGELAAEFPVAEDIKVFRNDKISVSEIRSLKPDAVVISPGPGRPEDAGISLDLIENLGSNLPILGVCLGHQSIGQVFGGKIVSAPELMHGKTSLVSHAGVGVFRSLENPMTATRYHSLVIDRETCPDVLEITAWVEDGTIMGVRHRNYPHIEGVQFHPESVLTSSGKQLLRNFLEQLQSR, from the coding sequence GTGCTTGTAGTCATCGATAATTACGACAGCTTTACCTATAACTTGGTGCAGTATTTGGGAGAACTAGCAGCAGAGTTTCCAGTAGCAGAGGATATTAAAGTTTTTCGTAACGATAAGATATCTGTTTCGGAAATTCGGTCACTCAAGCCTGATGCAGTCGTGATTTCCCCAGGACCTGGACGACCAGAAGATGCGGGAATTTCTCTAGATTTGATTGAAAATCTCGGATCTAACTTGCCTATTTTGGGCGTATGTTTAGGACATCAAAGCATTGGTCAAGTATTCGGTGGTAAAATCGTTTCTGCCCCTGAATTGATGCATGGCAAAACTTCTCTTGTATCTCACGCAGGAGTAGGAGTTTTTCGGAGTTTAGAGAATCCTATGACCGCAACCAGATATCATAGTTTAGTGATAGACCGCGAAACTTGCCCGGACGTGTTAGAAATCACTGCTTGGGTAGAAGATGGAACTATTATGGGAGTGCGACACCGGAACTATCCTCACATTGAAGGCGTCCAGTTTCACCCAGAGAGTGTCCTGACATCTTCAGGTAAGCAGTTATTGCGAAACTTTCTGGAACAATTACAATCGAGATAG
- a CDS encoding diacylglycerol kinase family protein: MSKQVSSSPTPNHLETIVTNDRELSWRVASNLFVSFKYAWAGISYAFQTQRNFRIHVGVCALAIGLSLFLHLQPVEIAVIGLTSGLVLALELLNTALESLVDLTVKQTYHDLAKIAKDCAAGAVLVSALVAVLVAGILLLPPMFTLILSALKS; encoded by the coding sequence ATGTCCAAACAAGTTTCTTCATCACCCACGCCAAACCACTTAGAAACAATTGTGACCAACGATCGGGAACTCTCCTGGCGCGTTGCCTCTAATTTATTTGTTAGTTTTAAGTATGCCTGGGCTGGAATCAGTTACGCTTTTCAAACTCAACGCAACTTTCGCATTCATGTAGGTGTTTGCGCCTTAGCAATCGGCTTGAGCCTTTTTTTACATCTACAACCAGTGGAAATAGCGGTGATTGGCTTAACTAGCGGTTTAGTTTTGGCGCTAGAGTTGTTGAATACAGCGCTCGAATCTCTGGTAGATTTAACAGTCAAGCAAACGTATCATGATTTGGCAAAAATTGCTAAAGACTGTGCTGCTGGTGCTGTGCTAGTTTCTGCTTTAGTCGCGGTGCTGGTTGCTGGTATACTTTTACTTCCGCCAATGTTTACCTTAATTTTGTCGGCATTGAAATCCTGA